The Pseudonocardia broussonetiae DNA segment TCCGCCGCCTGTGGTTCGGGGCGGGCCCGCACTTCTGCCTCGGGATGCCGCTGGCGACGGCGCAGGTCCGTCTCGTGCTCGACGCCGTTCTGGACGCGCACGGGGAGCGGCCGCTGGGGCTCGTGCGGAGGCGGGTGGCGCGGCGGGTGCTGATCCCGGCCTACCGGGAGATGGTGGTGCGGGGTGGCTGACACGCCCGTCCACCCTCCCGGGACCGACCTGCCGGACCTGCTGGTGGCGGTCCTCGCCGCGGCGGACCGGTACGGCGACGCTCCCGCCCTGACCGGCCCGCCGCCGCGGGGGAGTGCGTTCCGCGGAACGCTCGCCGACCGGCTGACCGTGTTCCGCGGAACGCGCTCGGGACGTGGGAACGCGTTCCGCGGAACGCTGGCAGACCGCCGAGCTGCGTTCCGCGGAACGCTTGACGACCGCCTCCCCGGGTTCCGCGAAACGCTCACACGGGGCCGGTTCGCGTTCCGCGGAACGCTCGCGCAGGGCCAGAACGCGTTCCGCGGAACGCTGGCTGAGCACGTGCCCGCGTTCCGCGGAACGCGGCCGGAGCGCACCACCGCGTTCCGCGGAACGCTCACCTACTCCCAGCTCGGCGAGCGGATCCGCGCCGTCGCCACCCACCTCACCAGGGCCGGCTTCACGCCGGGGGAGCGGATGCTGTTCTCCGTCCGCCCCTCCCCGGACTCGGTGGTGCTCGCGCTGGGGGTCGTCGCGGCCGGCGGGACGGTCGTGTTCATCGACCCGGGCGTCGGGCCCGCTCTGTTCGCCGCCCGCACCGAGCTGGCCGCGCCGGGCTGGGCCGCGGCGGAGTCGGTGCTCTACGCCGTGGGGCGGCGGCCGCTGCGCGCCCTGGCCCGGCGACGCGGCGTGCTCCTGCCCGACTACGCGGGCCTGCCGGTGCGCCACATCCGGGCGGGCCGGTGGCTGCCCGGTGTTCCGCGGAACGCGATCCCGCTGGCGGCGCTGCTCCGTCCGGACCCCGAGACCGGGCCCGAGGGGAGAGCCGAGGTCGGGGCCAGGTGCGAGAGCGCCCCGGACCAGGACGCCGTCGTCGTCTTCACCGCCGGCACCACCGCCGCACCCAAGGCCGTCGTCCACACCCGCGGTTCCCTGGGCGCCGCGCTCGACGTCCTCTCCACCCGCTGCGCGCTGGGCCCCGGCACCCGCGTGCACACCGACCAGTTCCTGCTCGGCCTCCCGGCACTCGTCGGCGGCGGGCACTGGTCGATGCCGCCCTACGGCTTCGCGCCTGCCGCCCGCCCGGACGAGCTGGCCCGCGGGCTGGCCGCGGAGGTCGGCGGGCAGCGCGCCACCCACACGTTCCTCGTGCCGGCCGATCTCGCGGCGGTGCTCGACGCGGTCGAGCGCGGGCAGGTCGCCCTGCCCGGCTCGCTGCGGCAGGTGCTGCTCGGCGCCGCCCCCGTCCTGCCGCCGCTGCTGCGCCGCGCCCGCGCCGCGCTGCCCGGCGTCGAGTTCCTGGCCGTCTACGGGATGACCGAGATCCTGCCCGTCGCGATCGCCACCGCGGAGGAGAAGCTCGCCCACCCCGGCCCCGGCGACCTCGTCGGAGCGCCCCTGTCCGGCGTCCGCGCCCGCGTCGACGACGAGGGGCGGCTCGTCGTCGGCGGCGCGAACCTCGGCCACTACCTGGGCGAGCCCCGGCGCACCGAGCACACCACCGGCGACCTCGCCCGCATCGACGACAAGGACGACGGCGGCGGCGCGATCGTCCTGCACGGCCGCGCCACCGACATGATCATCCGCGGCCGCACCAACATCTACCCGGGCCTCCACGAGCCGGCGATCACGGGGCTGCCCGGCGTCGCCCAGGCCCTGCTCGTCGGCGTGCCCGACGCCATCGGCGACGACCGCGTCGTGCTCACCCTCGTCGCCGCCCCCGGTACCCCGCCCGGGCTGGACCGCCGGGTGCGCGCCGCGCTGCCGGCGCTGATCGACGCCGCCGCCCTGCCCGACGAGGTCGTCCTCGTCGACGCCGTGCCGGTGGCCGGGCGCACCCGCAAGCCCAACCGGGCCGCGCTGGTCCGACTGCTGCAGGAGCGGTGATGCGCCTCGCCGTGACCGGGGCGGCCGGGTTCGTCGGCTCCGCGGTCGTCGCCGCGGCCCGCGCCCGCGGCTGGGAGGTCCACGCCCTGACCCGCCGCGAGTGGGACGTCACCACCGGCCCGATGCCGCACCCGCCCCCCGTCGACGCCGTGGTGCACGCCGCGGCCGCCGTCACCGACTGGGGCGACCCCGCCCCGGTCTGGGCCGCCAACCTGCACGGCACGCGGCACGTGGCCGGCACCTTCCCGGGCGCGCGCCTGGTGCACGTCTCCACCGCCAGCGTCTACGACCCGTTCGTCCCGACCGTCGACGCCCCCGAGTCCGCCGGACCCGCCGCCCGCCACCTCACCCCCTACGGCGCCTCGAAGGCCGCCGCCGAGCGCCTGCTCGCCGGGCGGCCCGACACCGTCGTCCTGCGCCCGCACGCCGTCTACGGCCCCGGCGACCCGACGCTCCTGCCGCGGATCCTCGGCGCCGTCCGCGGCCGCACGCTCGTCGTCGCCGGCGACGGGGGAGCGCGGCACACCCTCACCGCCGTCGCCACGCTCGCCCAGGCCTGCCTGCTCGGCTGCACCGGCCCGCCCGGCACCTACAACGTCGGCGACGCCGCACCCGTCACCCTCGACGCCGCCCTCACCGCGCTGCTGCACGCCCGCGGTCTCGACGTCACCGTCCGGCACGTGCCCGTCGGCCTCGCGTGGGCGCTGGCCGGCGCGGCGGAGGGGGCCTTCCGGGCGCTGCGCCGGCCCGCGCCCCCGCGCCTGACCCGCTTCGCCGTGAGCCAGCTCGGCGTCGAGCGCACCCTCGACCTCACCGCCGCCCGCACCCTGCTCGGCCTCGACCCACCGCCCACGTCGTTCAGCGGCGCCGACGAGTGGTAGCCCGACCCGCCCAGCGGCACCCCGTGCGCGACGGGCGGAGTTTGTCGCGGCGAGCGCCGGGGCAAACACGATCATGTCGTCCCCCGTCCCCGGGCACGTCGAGTTCGTGCACCGCAGCTGGCCCGCCGATCCCGCCCAACTGACCGTCATCCGCCACGAGCTCGCGGGGTGGCTCGCGCCGCTGTCCCTCACCGACGACGAGACGGCCGACGTCGTCCTCGCGGTCGACGAGGCCGCCGCGAACGCCGTCCGCCACGCCTACGGCCCGGACGAGTCCGGTGCCGTCGAGCTCACCCTGTGGACCGAGGCGGCCGACGCCGAGGGCCCCGCGACCCTCTGCATCGAGGTCGTCGACCACGGCCACTGGCAGCCGCCCGTCGACCAGCCCACCGAGGGTGGCCGCGGCATCCCGCTGATGAGCACGATGTCCGAATCGGTCCTCATCCACTATGACGAACGGGGAAGCCGGGTCCTGCTCCGCCACCGCATCCCCGACGCTGCGTGACGATCGCCCGTAACCTGCGGTAACCCCGCTCGTTCCCGAGGTATGGGTCGGGGACAGCGCGCGCGGTGGGTCGGAGGTGCCGCGCTCGTCGCGGCGCTGGTGGCGGGGCTGGCGGTGGTCCCGGCGTCCGCGCAGGAGGCCGACCTGCCGGTGCCCTACGGGGCGCTGGCCACACTCGCGGCCGAGGCGGCGGCGCCCGGCTCCAGCCCGCCCGGTTC contains these protein-coding regions:
- a CDS encoding NAD-dependent epimerase/dehydratase family protein; its protein translation is MRLAVTGAAGFVGSAVVAAARARGWEVHALTRREWDVTTGPMPHPPPVDAVVHAAAAVTDWGDPAPVWAANLHGTRHVAGTFPGARLVHVSTASVYDPFVPTVDAPESAGPAARHLTPYGASKAAAERLLAGRPDTVVLRPHAVYGPGDPTLLPRILGAVRGRTLVVAGDGGARHTLTAVATLAQACLLGCTGPPGTYNVGDAAPVTLDAALTALLHARGLDVTVRHVPVGLAWALAGAAEGAFRALRRPAPPRLTRFAVSQLGVERTLDLTAARTLLGLDPPPTSFSGADEW
- a CDS encoding ATP-binding protein gives rise to the protein MSSPVPGHVEFVHRSWPADPAQLTVIRHELAGWLAPLSLTDDETADVVLAVDEAAANAVRHAYGPDESGAVELTLWTEAADAEGPATLCIEVVDHGHWQPPVDQPTEGGRGIPLMSTMSESVLIHYDERGSRVLLRHRIPDAA
- a CDS encoding class I adenylate-forming enzyme family protein, which produces MPAFRGTRPERTTAFRGTLTYSQLGERIRAVATHLTRAGFTPGERMLFSVRPSPDSVVLALGVVAAGGTVVFIDPGVGPALFAARTELAAPGWAAAESVLYAVGRRPLRALARRRGVLLPDYAGLPVRHIRAGRWLPGVPRNAIPLAALLRPDPETGPEGRAEVGARCESAPDQDAVVVFTAGTTAAPKAVVHTRGSLGAALDVLSTRCALGPGTRVHTDQFLLGLPALVGGGHWSMPPYGFAPAARPDELARGLAAEVGGQRATHTFLVPADLAAVLDAVERGQVALPGSLRQVLLGAAPVLPPLLRRARAALPGVEFLAVYGMTEILPVAIATAEEKLAHPGPGDLVGAPLSGVRARVDDEGRLVVGGANLGHYLGEPRRTEHTTGDLARIDDKDDGGGAIVLHGRATDMIIRGRTNIYPGLHEPAITGLPGVAQALLVGVPDAIGDDRVVLTLVAAPGTPPGLDRRVRAALPALIDAAALPDEVVLVDAVPVAGRTRKPNRAALVRLLQER